Genomic segment of Eupeodes corollae chromosome 2, idEupCoro1.1, whole genome shotgun sequence:
atattaaaaaaagtattattctacttacttttttataaaatattgccacAAACAATGAACGGacaacaatcaaaataaatctcAACTCTTGTGAAATGGAAAGTATTTGTTGCGTGTGAAAACGACAGTGCAAACCATtgagtttaatttaatataaactgtCCGTTTATAGTTGAGTTTCCCAACAATAAATTTAACTGGGCTTTAGCCCTTAACCttactattaaaatgtttattggtagggcaaaatatttaaaacttagtcaaatatttaagtgagctttaattttgattattggtaaggccctaAGTCTTGGAGAGAATTTTGTAAAGCTTAATTTTAGCTCAATCTTCGTACTATTTTTGCCAATtcgtttgaattcaattttagttcggatttgtttttttcttaatacaGAATAGAATTATGATTATGAGGAATTTTATTTGCATAAGtatatcatttttttgatagagactctgttttaaaaacactttcccttttatggaacgagattaaacttttgtatacaaatacaaaatacaaaatactataGCGAACTAATTGCCGCCCCAGTTTGTTTTTCCCGAATGTAGTACTATACTATAGTTTTTCAATATCTATAAACATGACATTAAATAGATCTAAGCTTCTTGTAAATGTTTAAGTTGACTTCTGATAATATTTTAGTGTTTATTTATGAAATCGTATGGAAGCCCTAAAAAATGCGTTTTGATCTATTTTGCTAAAAATGATGTGCATTCATCAATCTTTTTGGCTGAATTCGTTCACTTTACGAAAGTCTCCACTTTCCAATTTTTTCCTTGCCGTCAAATGaatcagctgtcacttttaaaaaatcgtacATTTTATAATCGTCGTATCGTAGTCGTTCGTGCCGCCGCAATTTATTCTGATAAAAGAGATTTCTATTCTTCTTCAataattattgataaattaattcatatataaaaaaggtgccctttaaaaattttacaacttgCTAGTTCAAggaataaatttatatatacattgagtttgttttttttaaataaagaactaaTTTACGTGGAGAATTTCCAAAGGaacttataaaaaagaaaaatcatgaggtaatttattttctgaattttctAAACCAACATACACTACAACTGTGTAGTAGTACAGCCATTGCCGCCGAATCAAATTTCGACTTCTCGAGTATTGAAAATTGCATtctatgcaaaaaaaaagaaggactGGAAGTCTCTCTCTCTTGTAATACAAAGCAAGAATAGTTTCAAGCCCCgttaatctttatttaaatgcaGTTTCTTTTGCAAATGACTAGGATTAGAAAAAGAAGTGGATTTGTTGTTTTCTGTTATGTCGGCTATCATTAAATATACAAACGCTTCCATTGCcgccgtcgttgtcgtcgtcgccgCCAAGTTGTCTATATTGGGGCATGCCATGCCTAGCATTTATGCAAAACTTGATGAGTATTCTTCTAACCAAACTTATGCAAATTTGGGTAAGAATTCAATTATCTTTGATTCATTTCATCTCGTGAGAAACAGAAAGCAtgtttaaaatagtaaaatgaaaataaaagtgaagCGTAGGTAGGTATACGGTATACTACGGCTTAGTTATAGATTTATGCATATCTATGtctatatttaaattgaaacaatttgtgtagtttttatatctaaaaagtttaagaaaaaataaaacattttagtaagattataaataaaaaaatcaaaacgaaaaacaaacaaGTGGTTTGATTTTGAATGCAGAAATAGTTCGGCACATATTAACTTAGTTGGTAAGGCTAACGCCCATATCATGTTGATAATGTATGtgaaaataagagatttttgtttgtttaaataattttatcaatagatttgtttttttctactGCCTCTGGCAAGTTCAATTCTACTACTTTAGTAAAGGTTGCATTCGTAGCTCCATCTTCAGCTTCATATTTTAGAGATTTTCTCTATGACCATACATTCATATCGGTAACGCTTTTTACAACTTCTTCCACAGCTTTTACCATTGTCTACAGCCAAGAATGGTATTAGTCGAGGAAGTTGaagaattttctttaataatttaaaggcTATCTGCAGAGAGcacttttcacaaaaattaaaatgttcaaaaaactgatttttttaaagtacctaGGTTTAAGTATCTACTGTATAAAGAGAAAGACTACACAAATCgttatgaaatataaaatctagttttgttaagtaTGTTGGTAAAGTTGGTAACAAGCAAGATTATAATTCCCATCGAAATATTCGTTTGGAGAATTTCCGTAGCGTAAGTGAATTCCAATAGGAACTGTGTTTATATCGAGTTATCcgttccgaaaaaaaaaatggaatgaaGCATACAATTGCATTTGTTTGAACAaacagtttttatataaattagaaacataattatatacatttctttcttttttttttggtgttggTCGTCCTGAACTTTTACCGTAGAAATATCCGCAGTTTCAAGGTCACTGTTTGGTTCTTGCATTTTTGTCCGATACTCAGTTTCTTTATCACACTTCTCTGTGCCATCTGTGACCTAGCTCCAAAACCGTCTATGGGATCTTTGAAGTTTATAATAACAGTTTCTTTGTCTGCAATAAAGCCTTTTTCTGATTGAACCATTCTACCACTAGTTGATTCTGCGTCTTTCTTATTCTTGAACAGTTTTATAATCACTCTATCCATCTATACCATCTTAAAAAGTtactttttaagtttcaaaatatattttcaaccaTTTACATTTCAAATTGGCGATTCAAGTGAGTTGACCTGATCCGCAAAATCGCCAAACTGCCGAAAAATCGCAGCTACACCTATTTTTGTGGACATAATCtttacattttcttctttttctaaataaaacaaaaaatttaatttaaatagtaGAAGAAcgttattgttaatattttacctacaatttgttttcattttcgaaTAGATTGCGCAATGATTTTTCATCGGACAACTTCCGAAGAAATACATCGCATAGctaattcaaaatttgttgactATTTGCATTGCGTCGTTGCGTTGCGTTCTTCCGAACGGATACCTCAATAGATTTATATATTAATGCTGTTAAAAGTAGTACTCAAAAATAAAGTCTATAACCAACAGGACGAGAAAACTTGTTAACAATAGTTAACTAGTGTTATTCTAGACGTTtagattgttaaaatttataacattATGACATCATTACATCGTTCCTAATCGCATTGTTTAAGTGTCAAATAGTTacgttttttaacaattaacaaCTCAGTTCGGAAGCTGTTTTTCGTTGATTCCTCTCTTTtcttatggtaaaaaaaaacaaacgttaCATTCAGGAAGTGCTTTATTATTCATctcatcatttttattaaatttcttcagtttttctttcattGTTTATTTTGCTATTTAAGGGGGTCATCCCATGTAACGGActgtattttaaggaatttttagaagtttcaagtcctcttaactatgaaaataCGATGCCTGGTCCATATTccttcctcttttttttaaactctttcaaAGCAGATTGTTCGGCTCTTGAATCCATGGCTTGTTTAACAGCATCACTTACGGGCCGCTCAGAACGTGAGATTCGCTTTTCATTACGTTTCTCAACATAAGTATGGGCTTCGCGGCCTATAGGGCATCGCATAACCGACGTTACTTTtaaattaccttcaaaaccttcattaaagacttcctgaataactttatcagTAGTTTACCTGGTCCTTTTCCACCGattccttaatttgttttatctttttaacaGCCAAATGTCGTATCTTTAAaacttcgaatttaaaaaaatcccttTTTACCGTATTCTTGGCATATTTAACcagcaatttataaaaaaaaatcgattttttgaaccCATCACATGGGATGACCCTCTTAAAGCTACAATCGATGGTGGTACCTAGTTTGACAGgtcaataatttctaacaattgtcgTTCTAAAAATACCATTTACATTTccagcttttaaaatatttgtaatcctATATTTCTTACCACGTCTTCACATTTATGTTTCATATAATCCACAAGGGCCTGCCATCTCTccaattggatattttttttccatccaGTATCCACTGTGATCGTAAAAAGTTGATGGTTAGTAGTAGGATTGTTATTTATCAGTAGGATTGTTATTTAGTAGTAGGattgttatttttcaacttgTTTACGTCTAAGTGAATTTTAATTCAGCACTTCCAATGTACGAATTTACTTTTATCCGTCCATAAATTATTCTGCCCTTCCCAAATAAGATTTATAAGACTAAGTCAAATTTCTATATATAGGTGTTAAGATTACATATTATGAATCATAGTTTCACTTTTATGTCTGTCTCCACAACTATGGCAATAAGTGTTGTAAGAGATTCCCAACTTTGCTTCATGCTTTTCTTACGGCCAGTGTCTGTATCTGCACAAAAGACCGATAGAACGGTTTTCGTTATGGGTAGGCCATATATTTCTAGATATAATACACTTCGTTAGATTTACGCCGCGCCGTCCTCAAGTGAGCAATGAAGTTCATCCAGACATTGTTGGACCAGTGTATAGGGAATGTTGTAGTCCTTACCAAtaatgtttatataagaaatatgaaaaaaatgaaaatattgatatcaACTAATTAAACATAATCTGCTACTTTAATGACCACAAATAACtaacaattgaaaaaatttgctTATTTAATGGATTTCAGAGACAAGAGACAAGGGTTGGGTTCAATCTCAGATAAAAAAGGTGTCCGGAAACCTTTTTATTAgtgttttacttgtaaaaaataAGCTGATCCAAAACAGCTGGGCTGATAGCCCAAAACGAAATCCAGcctccacaaattttgttttcttttgattaaatATGTGAAGTTTTCGGTGATATattcaataataaatattaaatatttaatattaattaaacttgTTTAAGCCTGGTATTCAGGACAGACGATTGCTTCCGTTGCAATgcctttatttttcttcatgaaTTCGACGAGAGCCAAAAATTGATGtcgatttgtttgcttgtttttatcgttccttgaatgaattttaaaattttatattttatagtggataaaattaaaataaagctaactcacatttatatataattacaatcaagaaagaattgacgaaatcgaacagtgaataataataaacaatttcgcCTGTGAATCAGCCAAAAAAAGCAGTTGGATTTTAACTTGCCGAACAAACATTATGACTTTTcaaattcgccttcgaattcTTTAATTGGTCGAAAAGaaaacgattcgccgcgaaTCCCATAATCAGGTCCCAGTTGATTAGGCATGGTGGTGAATTTAAAcgaacttgaaaattgatttcaaatttgtttgttgatgTTTAATGTCTATCTGCCTTTTGGGAACagcttaaatatgttttattttcgcTCAGCTATCAAAATTTAGCTATAGGAATCGTTTAATAAGAGCAATATTTTCAAgtgtcaatttaaatttgtactaCACAATGTCGATTGTAAGGTTTCCCAGCGCAAGTGTATAtagatcatcatcatcacatcagCGGCCAGTTCCattcgttccatcttctcttaCGCAACTAAGTCCAATAATTAATAGCGTCTTATATGATTGAGATTCGGAGTCTTTCTTCTTTGATTACCAATTACTTTTGTGTTATtactttttgttcaaaaattgaatctGAATTTTGTAATGTTAAAACATTTTGGATTTAGTTTGATTGTCTTGATAACACAAAACTTGCTTCTTAGATTATAATAAACAATAagtatattaatataaaaaaagatcattgtgcttaatttttgaatttaattcattACTTGGCCATCAGtccaatttgtttatttgatgccggtttttttgtttcagttaatAAGAtgaaaacattaatattttgtattattttttattttatttgcagtcaataaaaaataagttcgtTGCAAGAACGTTCAATTCCCGAACTTAATTGTTTGAAGCTGACATGTTGAGCCATTTAAAGTGCTGCTTaaaaaagtaatcaaataaTCTAACATCCAATGCGAACAAGTTGAGGTAATCTTcgtttaaataatatatacagGGATCAGGAATACACAGCATAGATTCTAGaaaatttgcttttattttatttgttttttattaataaacctCAACAAAcgctatttatttaaatataaaattaagatGTTCGCaacagatttaaaaattttaacattaactACAAATGATGTAAAGAGCGAGAATAATTCGCCAATGATAagatatcaaaaacaacaaaatttatcacaaaaatatcaaaacaataatGTAATACACCatcacaacaacaataacaataataatagcAACAATAGAAAGAAAGTTCCAAAAGTCCCTGTAGTAAATAGTAACAATAACGCAAATAAGAATCATCACAATACCAATAGTCAGTCTTATGCAACGAACAATCACAATCATAATCACAATCGCAAAAAACTCAATAATCatcaattaaataataacaCTTGCACTACAAAATCAAATAGCAATatgattaaaaatcaaaacactcACACACCCACAAGCGGTGGTAGCAACGCCAAtatagttattaaaaataacacaaataacCTTTGCAGTGATCGTGATCAAATCGTGGTACCAAAAAGCCGCTGTGATAGCTTAGTCAGTAAAAATATTGCAAGTGACCTAATCTCTACGTCAACGTTTCAAAAACCTTCAACTAGCTCAAATTCATTAGTTTCGTCGTCTTCATCtttgtcgtcatcatcatcgtcattatcCTCCTCAACTAATATTGGTAATAATAGTAGTTTTAATAAtaacagtaataataataataagggcCGAGTAGCGATTCGATTTGGCACTACTGTATCGAATCATCAGCGCAAAAAGTCACAACAAATTGAAGAAGATATTAATAGTAAAAAGTCTCCAATTCCCATAATGGTGGTCAGTACCAGTGGGGGTTCGAATAATAATTATCAACAACTGCCAGCTGTTTTCACAGCGCCCATTTGCACAACATCGAGTGCTCCTTCATCTGCCCCTGTCTCACCGAGCTCGTATTCTCTCGATTTTTTACATTCGGTTGGTGTACAAATGGCGGGTGGTGCAGATCCTCGTCATTTGGGGaataaccatcatcatcacgTTTATAGCAATAGTGCTACGGTATCTCCTGCTCGAAGTGCACATAATATGATTGTTCAAGGCCAGCGAATAATCTACCAGGACATACCTCCTCCAGAAAAACGAACCCTCCTCCTAGACCATACCCAACATAAGTATAGTCCGAAAGTTCATTCGCCTACATACAGTGACTATCAGAGCTATGATATTCCGATTCTGATAAACCAGAATCATCATCCTGGAGGCGATTGTTTTTCCTCACCGTACAACTACCCGCCATTAAACAACAACTACAAACGCAACAGCTTCATTCCCGTTTCCTACCCATACCAAAAATCACACAATGAAGGTTATGCGAGTGGAAACAATACACCAAACCAAACGTACAATCGAAACAGAAATCAATCGAAAGCGTGGAACAATGGCAATGCTAACGCGCACAAGAATGCTTCCAACGGAATGCCGAAACACAATGGGGAATATGCCAATTCCAATTCAAACTCCCAAAATATGAATCGCGTTAAAAACCATCAAAACATTAGGAACCTAACCTATGTGACAACAGATTCCAATAATAACAAGTATTTGGATGGAAGCAGTAGATCGCAATCATCCAGTCCAAAATCAGAGAATCCGGTGGCGATTAATAACAAGGCAACAAACAAATCTGAGTGTCCACCGCCTGTGAATACTCTCACTCAGATTCCAGGAAAAGGCGAAACATTAAATGCCGTTGATATCGCACACTATCGGGTCGCAAGCGAAGGTTATGAATCGGATTCTTCGAATTCCAGTTGCGGCAAAAAAGCCAATGCAGGACATCGTAATTTTCTCTCCTCTTCATCTTCGTCAATATCGTCTACGGAAATTCCTTATCAACCACCCTCGAGTATTGGTTTTAATTTCCCAACATCGTTTACCGAAGAAGACGTTATGCAGACTTTTTATGGATCAGAACATAACTTGGCGCATTTATTGCCGGCATTGCATGCCCAATTTATGTGTAGTGCTCATGGAATCTATCctcaaaatgaaaattcaaccgaattccaacaacaacagcaccaACATCAACAACACCAACACCATAAAAAGAGGTCAATTAaaagcattttaatttaattttattaaattttacattaaaattttgtttgtttttttctttctacaaTTTAGTCAAACACATCGCAGTTCTTATCGAGGAGGAAGAGGTCGCAACTACATTCACAACAACGTTCGTTCGATTCATTTAACTAATGAGTTTTTATTTACACCTCCAGATAGATTTCTTGCCCGATCGCATCtcgttgaaataaaagaagttcCTCGTACATTGCTGACGTGTTCAAAGTGGGATAATTTATCACAAGGCATTTGGAACAAATTTATTAATGCACAACAAACTGAAGACACATTCAAGAGGAAAATGAAACTTTGGCGATATTTGTACATTATTGTAAAGGTAAAGGaaacaattataataaaactaaatttaaaatttatttagttgTAGAAAATAAACCAACTGATTTAGAATTACTTTAGAAAACAGGAATAAATTGAAGACAAGaatcaaacttttattattttaaggaagacaatttttatttgattcaatAGTAGGGTCAATATAatcttaatgtttaaaaattattatacgcCTGCGACTCAAAGGATCCATCTGCTCAGTCCAGTTTTGAAAGTCCCTCGCTTTTATTTCGGTCTGTATCTCCCGAATAAATCCTTTAATATTGGCTTCCAGTGCGTTAATAGAAGAGAGTTTGTCGCTATAGATATGAGCCTCACAAAAATAGTCTTAAGTTATTAAATCGCAAGTAGGTTGCTAAGGAACCGGccctaaaactaaaattaactgTTCACCGGACACGCCTCATAAATCGCCCATTGTTACGCGTACCGTATAGCATGTAGCACCGTGTTGAATTTACATATTACGCAAGTCAAGCTATTCTGttttgcccaaaaaaaagtGTGTTCGCTCAGTAGCGTTCACCATCCACAGTAACGAACTTTTCGATTCgaatcaaatttttaagacgACCCAAAACCATCATACCATAATTTGGTGCTCAAAACAGTGAATTTTTCTGCATGCATTtgaagctcttgcaatgcttctggctgccCTACAATATAAATACGGCAGTTATGCTTTTTCACGTATCCATTTAACCAGAGATGATCTTAATCCCTGAACAGATTTTTGGATAGAAAAATGAATGTTAAACCAATTTCAGCCAAATTTTAAAGATGGTGAGTCGTTTGGcttccatttttattaaggCTAAAATCCTTCCTCAAAATTTCCTACGTATTGGATTAATCTTGCAACAGACCAATTGCTGCGATCGACATCGAATCGATAGTTCACGGTTCGATCACTAAAAATGGGCGATACAGCTACATATTCAGATTCATTAGAAATCTAAAATCTACTCAAGTATGTTTGTGGTTAATGTCCAGACTGCGATtcaaatttggtgcgaaatttagtcacaattaCCCGAAAAGTCGCCTCGGTAGGTAGACAATAAAGTGACCACAAAATAGAAGAAGCGCCcgataaaatttcttaacagagcagttaataaaatacaataatatgcaagcgttgttcgtttttaagacgattcaaaattaaataatagaccgaaatgaagatttttgacagtgttgccaaaaaaaaattcgtGCTGGAAATATTAACAAACTCACAAAAACACAAGCAGTGCCCTGTCTagtgaatatttttataaattttcttaaattctgcttaaataggaaaataataaaataaataagtacaatatatttttatttcgatcaaaatacataaaatatttataattgtatCGTTCAAGAATGCGTATCCCCGGCTTGGCCTTTATTTAGTTGGATCCACAATGTCAGGATTTGGTGCGGATACATCTGATATTGATATGTGCCTTGTATCACGAGCAATGTCTAATATAGACCCAAGAATGGaagctttatttaatttaactcttTTAAGAGACTGTTTAATCAAGACTGGTAATTATATAACAAAGAAAAagttgtttgtattattttcatttttcctaatttttcaggggaatttgaaaaattcaatttaattggaGCTAAAGTTCCTATTCTTCGATTTAAGGATAGAGTACATAATCTCGaagttgatttaaattttaacaattgtgTTGGAATCAGAAATAcacatttgttgttttgttattctCAACGTAAgtttaatttccattttttaaatgttgtttatttatttttcagtgtGAATTCGTGAGAAAgatttgttatataaataattcaaatggcAGTTGTTTATGATCTTACTCGTCGTCGTGTGGAAATTGAATCACAGCGATTCGCTCAGCATAATTGCAACATATTATTATACTGAGCGAACTATgttcataattgttttttatttcgtaGTCGATTGGAGACTGCGGCCGCTTGTACTTGTTATAAAACTATGGGCTCAATATCACAACATCAACAATGCTAAAAACATGACAATATCTAGTTATtctctagtgttgatggttatacattttttgcaatGTGCTGTTAGTCCACCTGTATTGCCTTGTTTACACGAAATGTATCCTGATAAATTTACCTTAATTGTAAGTTTtatacattcaaaattttataatacaagAAATTGCGCTAAGTTATTAACTAACTACAGCATCGATCAAATGATTTCGGTCATGTGGACATGAATGAAACAATGGCTCCATATGATTCTCAGAATACTCAGCCAATAGGACAGTTGTTCCTTCAATTTCTTCAATACTACAGtaattttaagtaagttttattaAGAAATGAAGATTTTGGGATATATTCTTATttctacttcttttttattgtaGTTACTCTCAATTCGCTATTTCTATAAGAACAGGAGCATTAATTCCAGTCGAATATTGCCGTCAagcaaaatcattgaaaaatgaCATTCATCAATGGAAGGAGTTGTGCATAGAAGGTAGAGATCATTATTTTATATGAGTATATTATTCGGGAGcgaaaagaaatatatattatgtatttttttagaacCATTTGATCTCACAAATACTGCCAGATCTGTGTACGACTATGATACATTCGAAAGGGTGAAACTAGTATTTATAACCTCATACAGAGTGCTACAGGAAACACTTGATATAAATTCTATATTCACACCACTTGTTCCAGTTTGGCCAGTacaagaaaactaaattttgcgCACCAGCACCATAAAAGTGCTTTCgcaaataccaaacaaaaaacaacaacaacaccaacaaaacaTCAGCAAACAAGAATGat
This window contains:
- the LOC129944336 gene encoding putative uncharacterized protein DDB_G0289263 encodes the protein MFATDLKILTLTTNDVKSENNSPMIRYQKQQNLSQKYQNNNVIHHHNNNNNNNSNNRKKVPKVPVVNSNNNANKNHHNTNSQSYATNNHNHNHNRKKLNNHQLNNNTCTTKSNSNMIKNQNTHTPTSGGSNANIVIKNNTNNLCSDRDQIVVPKSRCDSLVSKNIASDLISTSTFQKPSTSSNSLVSSSSSLSSSSSSLSSSTNIGNNSSFNNNSNNNNKGRVAIRFGTTVSNHQRKKSQQIEEDINSKKSPIPIMVVSTSGGSNNNYQQLPAVFTAPICTTSSAPSSAPVSPSSYSLDFLHSVGVQMAGGADPRHLGNNHHHHVYSNSATVSPARSAHNMIVQGQRIIYQDIPPPEKRTLLLDHTQHKYSPKVHSPTYSDYQSYDIPILINQNHHPGGDCFSSPYNYPPLNNNYKRNSFIPVSYPYQKSHNEGYASGNNTPNQTYNRNRNQSKAWNNGNANAHKNASNGMPKHNGEYANSNSNSQNMNRVKNHQNIRNLTYVTTDSNNNKYLDGSSRSQSSSPKSENPVAINNKATNKSECPPPVNTLTQIPGKGETLNAVDIAHYRVASEGYESDSSNSSCGKKANAGHRNFLSSSSSSISSTEIPYQPPSSIGFNFPTSFTEEDVMQTFYGSEHNLAHLLPALHAQFMCSAHGIYPQNENSTEFQQQQHQHQQHQHHKKSQTHRSSYRGGRDRFLARSHLVEIKEVPRTLLTCSKWDNLSQGIWNKFINAQQTEDTFKRKMKLWRYLYIIVKNAYPRLGLYLVGSTMSGFGADTSDIDMCLVSRAMSNIDPRMEALFNLTLLRDCLIKTGEFEKFNLIGAKVPILRFKDRVHNLEVDLNFNNCVGIRNTHLLFCYSQLDWRLRPLVLVIKLWAQYHNINNAKNMTISSYSLVLMVIHFLQCAVSPPVLPCLHEMYPDKFTLIHRSNDFGHVDMNETMAPYDSQNTQPIGQLFLQFLQYYSNFNYSQFAISIRTGALIPVEYCRQAKSLKNDIHQWKELCIEEPFDLTNTARSVYDYDTFERVKLVFITSYRVLQETLDINSIFTPLVPVWPVQEN